A region of Veillonellaceae bacterium DNA encodes the following proteins:
- the pyrF gene encoding orotidine-5'-phosphate decarboxylase, whose amino-acid sequence MEEEKEIYKADDRLIVALDVDSFDSMKALVDELGDLVSYYKVGMELYYSAGSATIHYLKEHGKKVFLDLKLHDIPNTVGHSVASVTRLGVNLITVHAGGGRAMMQAAARYAKITADELGVERPKILAVTVLTSFDDKGWQEIGGHFPIQDHVLELASLAKEAGVDGVVASPMEATSIREMAGDDFLIVTPGIRPAFAQTDDQKRIATPSQAFKDGASMLVIGRPITQAIDPKAATRLILKEIKENA is encoded by the coding sequence ATGGAAGAAGAAAAGGAAATCTATAAAGCGGATGATCGTCTGATCGTAGCGCTTGACGTAGATTCTTTTGACAGTATGAAAGCGCTTGTTGATGAGTTAGGTGATCTGGTTTCCTATTATAAGGTAGGAATGGAACTCTATTACAGTGCCGGCAGCGCAACGATCCATTATTTGAAGGAACACGGGAAAAAGGTGTTCCTGGATCTGAAACTGCATGACATTCCGAATACGGTGGGACACAGCGTCGCTTCCGTTACCAGATTAGGCGTAAATCTTATTACGGTCCATGCTGGAGGCGGAAGAGCTATGATGCAGGCTGCTGCACGCTATGCCAAGATAACCGCCGATGAGTTAGGAGTGGAAAGACCAAAAATTCTGGCAGTAACAGTTCTTACCAGCTTTGATGATAAAGGCTGGCAGGAAATCGGAGGACATTTTCCGATCCAGGATCATGTACTTGAGCTGGCATCCCTTGCCAAAGAGGCAGGCGTTGACGGTGTCGTAGCATCCCCGATGGAAGCAACTTCCATCCGTGAGATGGCCGGAGATGATTTTCTCATCGTTACGCCGGGCATACGTCCTGCATTTGCCCAGACAGATGACCAGAAGCGTATAGCAACGCCATCCCAGGCATTTAAGGACGGAGCTTCAATGCTTGTCATTGGCCGTCCTATTACACAGGCAATTGATCCGAAGGCAGCAACCCGCCTGATTTTAAAAGAGATAAAGGAGAATGCATGA